The proteins below are encoded in one region of Bacillus vallismortis:
- the icd gene encoding NADP-dependent isocitrate dehydrogenase, whose protein sequence is MAQGEKITVSNGVLNVPNNPIIPFIEGDGTGPDIWNAASKVLEAAVEKAYKGEKKITWKEVYAGEKAYNKTGEWLPAETLDVIREYFIAIKGPLTTPVGGGIRSLNVALRQELDLFVCLRPVRYFTGVPSPVKRPEDTDMVIFRENTEDIYAGIEYAKGSEEVQKLISFLQNELNVNKIRFPETSGIGIKPVSEEGTSRLVRASIDYAIEHGRKSVTLVHKGNIMKFTEGAFKNWGYELAEREYGDKVFTWAQYDRIVEEQGKDAANKAQSEAEAAGKIIIKDSIADIFLQQILTRPNEFDVVATMNLNGDYISDALAAQVGGIGIAPGANINYETGHAIFEATHGTAPKYAGLDKVNPSSVILSGVLLLEHLGWKEAADLVIKSMENTIASKVVTYDFARLMDGATEVKCSEFGEELIKNMD, encoded by the coding sequence GTGGCACAAGGTGAAAAAATTACAGTCTCTAACGGAGTATTAAACGTACCAAACAACCCGATTATCCCGTTTATCGAAGGAGACGGAACCGGTCCTGATATTTGGAACGCGGCTTCTAAGGTTTTGGAAGCAGCAGTTGAAAAAGCATACAAAGGCGAAAAGAAAATCACTTGGAAAGAAGTTTATGCCGGAGAGAAGGCTTATAATAAAACAGGTGAGTGGCTGCCTGCTGAAACATTGGACGTGATCCGTGAATATTTCATCGCCATTAAAGGGCCGTTAACGACACCTGTCGGCGGCGGTATCCGCTCTTTGAACGTAGCGCTCAGACAAGAGCTTGACCTATTCGTCTGCTTAAGGCCTGTAAGATACTTTACTGGGGTGCCGTCACCGGTTAAACGCCCTGAAGATACTGATATGGTCATCTTCCGTGAAAATACAGAAGATATTTACGCAGGAATCGAGTACGCAAAAGGCTCTGAAGAAGTGCAAAAGCTCATCAGCTTCCTGCAAAATGAGCTAAACGTCAACAAAATCCGTTTCCCAGAAACATCAGGTATCGGCATTAAGCCTGTTTCTGAAGAAGGAACGAGCCGTCTGGTCAGAGCTTCTATTGATTATGCAATTGAACACGGCCGCAAATCTGTAACGCTTGTTCACAAAGGAAACATCATGAAGTTCACAGAAGGCGCCTTCAAAAACTGGGGCTATGAACTGGCTGAAAGAGAATACGGAGATAAAGTCTTCACATGGGCTCAATATGACCGCATTGTTGAAGAACAAGGAAAAGACGCTGCGAATAAAGCGCAAAGCGAAGCGGAAGCAGCAGGCAAGATCATTATCAAAGACAGCATTGCTGACATTTTCCTTCAGCAGATCTTAACGCGTCCAAACGAGTTTGATGTCGTTGCGACAATGAACCTGAACGGAGATTATATTTCTGATGCTCTTGCTGCGCAAGTCGGCGGAATCGGTATCGCTCCTGGGGCGAACATCAACTATGAAACAGGGCATGCGATTTTCGAGGCGACGCACGGAACGGCTCCTAAATATGCGGGCCTTGATAAAGTAAACCCATCCTCAGTTATTCTTTCTGGCGTTCTGCTTCTTGAGCATTTAGGATGGAAAGAAGCGGCTGATTTGGTTATCAAATCTATGGAAAACACAATTGCTTCTAAAGTCGTAACTTACGATTTTGCCAGATTAATGGACGGCGCGACCGAAGTGAAATGTTCAGAGTTCGGAGAAGAATTGATTAAAAACATGGACTAA
- a CDS encoding DUF441 domain-containing protein — MFTQANLFLILLLAIALIAKNQSLLFAVSVLLIIKIIGLDQKLLPTIQSKGINWGVTVITIAVLVPIATGEIGFKQLGEAMRSSYAWIALGAGIAVALIAKNGLTLLENDPHITTALVIGTILAVALFGGVAVGPLIGAGIAYIAMQIVKLFTS, encoded by the coding sequence GTGTTTACACAAGCGAATTTATTTTTAATTTTACTCTTGGCTATCGCACTTATCGCAAAAAATCAATCATTGCTTTTTGCTGTATCCGTCCTCTTGATCATCAAAATCATTGGACTTGACCAGAAATTATTGCCAACCATCCAGTCAAAAGGCATTAACTGGGGTGTGACCGTTATTACCATCGCCGTTCTGGTTCCGATTGCAACCGGTGAAATTGGGTTCAAGCAGCTTGGAGAAGCAATGCGGTCTTCCTATGCATGGATCGCCTTGGGAGCGGGGATTGCAGTGGCGCTGATTGCCAAAAATGGCCTGACGTTGTTGGAAAATGACCCGCATATTACAACTGCACTCGTGATCGGGACCATTCTCGCAGTCGCGCTTTTTGGAGGAGTGGCGGTGGGACCGCTGATCGGAGCGGGGATTGCTTATATCGCCATGCAGATTGTAAAACTGTTCACTTCGTGA
- the citZ gene encoding citrate synthase — protein MTATRGLEGVVATTSSVSSIIDDTLTYVGYDIDDLTENASFEEVIYLLWHLRLPNKKELEELKQQFAKEAAVPQEIIEHFKSYSLENVHPMAALRTAISLLGLLDSKADTMNPEANYRKAIRLQAKVPGLVAAFSRIRKGLDPVEPREDYGIAENFLYTLNGEEPSPIEVEAFNKALILHADHELNASTFTARVCVATLSDIYSGITAAIGALKGPLHGGANEGVMKMLTEIAEVENAEPYIRAKLEKKEKIMGFGHRVYQHGDPRAKHLKEMSKRLTNLTGESKWYEMSIRVEEIVTSEKKLPPNVDFYSASVYHSLGIDHDLFTPIFAVSRMSGWIAHILEQYDNNRLIRPRADYTGPDKQTFVPIEERA, from the coding sequence ATGACAGCGACACGCGGTCTTGAAGGGGTTGTAGCAACAACATCATCTGTTAGTTCTATTATTGATGATACCCTTACATATGTGGGGTATGATATTGATGATTTAACAGAGAATGCAAGTTTTGAAGAAGTCATCTACTTGCTTTGGCATTTAAGGCTGCCAAACAAAAAAGAGCTGGAAGAGTTAAAGCAGCAGTTTGCGAAGGAGGCTGCCGTTCCGCAAGAAATTATTGAGCACTTCAAATCTTATTCCCTCGAAAATGTTCATCCCATGGCTGCTCTTCGGACAGCAATTTCATTACTGGGCCTGCTTGACAGCAAGGCTGATACCATGAACCCGGAAGCCAACTACAGAAAGGCGATCCGCCTTCAGGCAAAGGTGCCTGGCCTGGTTGCAGCGTTTTCCAGAATCCGCAAAGGCCTTGATCCTGTTGAACCGAGAGAGGACTACGGCATTGCAGAGAATTTTCTCTACACATTAAACGGTGAAGAGCCTTCGCCAATTGAGGTTGAAGCCTTTAACAAAGCGCTGATTTTACATGCTGACCATGAGCTCAACGCATCAACATTCACAGCAAGGGTCTGCGTTGCAACACTTTCCGATATCTATTCAGGCATTACTGCTGCAATCGGCGCGCTTAAAGGCCCTCTCCACGGCGGGGCGAATGAAGGCGTGATGAAAATGCTGACAGAAATCGCCGAAGTGGAAAACGCTGAGCCGTATATCCGTGCAAAGCTGGAAAAGAAAGAAAAAATTATGGGCTTCGGCCACCGCGTCTATCAGCATGGCGACCCGCGCGCGAAGCATCTGAAAGAAATGAGCAAGCGCCTGACCAACCTGACAGGCGAAAGCAAATGGTATGAGATGTCGATTCGCGTAGAAGAGATCGTCACATCAGAGAAAAAGCTGCCGCCTAACGTTGATTTCTACTCGGCTTCTGTTTATCACAGCCTCGGCATAGACCATGATTTATTCACACCGATTTTTGCTGTAAGCAGAATGTCCGGCTGGATTGCTCACATTCTTGAGCAATATGACAACAACCGTCTGATCCGCCCTCGCGCAGATTACACAGGGCCGGACAAACAAACGTTTGTTCCAATTGAAGAAAGAGCCTAA